The window TACTTCTTTAATATTTTTATTTATTAAAATATATAAAATAAATATGAAAGAAGTAAAATATCCTAATATTTTTTATTATAAAACTTTTAATAAATTTTTTATAAGAAAATTAAATATGAATAAAAGACCAATTGATAATGATAAAAATCATATTATTCAAAATACAGATGGAACAGTTAATGAAATAGGTATTATAAAAAAAAATACACTTTTTCAATTTAAAGGTTGTTGTTATTCACTTTATAATCTTATAGGACAAGATTCTAAAATAAACAAAATTTTTAATAATGGTTTTTTTATAAATGTCTATTTATCTCCTAAAGACTATCATAGAGTACATATGTCTTGTAATGGGACTTTATTAAAAATAATATATATTCCTGGAAAATTATTTCCAGTTAATCATATAATATCTAAAAATTTATGTAATTTATTTATTTTAAATGAAAGAGTAATCTTTGTTTTTAAAACATCTTTTGGATTTATCATAAAAATTTTAATTGGAGCCCAAATAGTAGGTGGGATTTATACTTCTTGGTACGGTTCAGTTATTTCTTCTAGAACAAATAATATTAAAATTTGGAATTGGCCATACATAAAGAATTTTTATAAAAAAGATTTTATTTATTTAAAAAAAGGCGAAGAAATGGGATATTTTAATATAGGATCAACTGTAATTACTCTATTTCCTCCTAAAACAATTAAATTTAATCCTATATTAAAAAAAGGAGTAAAAACTAAAA is drawn from Enterobacteriaceae endosymbiont of Donacia vulgaris and contains these coding sequences:
- the asd gene encoding archaetidylserine decarboxylase (Phosphatidylserine decarboxylase is synthesized as a single chain precursor. Generation of the pyruvoyl active site from a Ser is coupled to cleavage of a Gly-Ser bond between the larger (beta) and smaller (alpha chains). It is an integral membrane protein.) gives rise to the protein MKKKIYLYIQNILPQFLITKFFSYFTKKKLGLITTSLIFLFIKIYKINMKEVKYPNIFYYKTFNKFFIRKLNMNKRPIDNDKNHIIQNTDGTVNEIGIIKKNTLFQFKGCCYSLYNLIGQDSKINKIFNNGFFINVYLSPKDYHRVHMSCNGTLLKIIYIPGKLFPVNHIISKNLCNLFILNERVIFVFKTSFGFIIKILIGAQIVGGIYTSWYGSVISSRTNNIKIWNWPYIKNFYKKDFIYLKKGEEMGYFNIGSTVITLFPPKTIKFNPILKKGVKTKIGELLAFII